One Capricornis sumatraensis isolate serow.1 chromosome 8, serow.2, whole genome shotgun sequence genomic region harbors:
- the OR4D5 gene encoding olfactory receptor 4D5, which produces MTAANHSQVTGFVLLGLSQVWELRLFFFIIFSVVYLMTVTGNLLIVAVVTSDPRLHTTMYFLLGNLSFLDFCYSSITAPRMLADLLLWKPVISFGGCLTQLFFFHFIGGIKIFLLTVMAYDRYVAISQPLRYMLIMNRTVCGLLVAASWVGGFIHSIAQVGLTVQLPFCGPDKLDNFYCDVPQLIKLACTDTFVLELLMVSNNGLVTLMCFLVLLGSYTALLVMLRSRSREGRGKALSTCASHIAVVTLMFVPCVYIYARPFRTFPMDKVVSVLYTMFTPMLNPAIYTLRNKEMIMATKKLWRRQKDLLGPLEH; this is translated from the coding sequence ATGACCGCAGCGAACCATTCCCAGGTGACAGGTTTTGTCCTCCTGGGGCTCTCTCAGGTATGGGAGCTCCGGCTTTTCTTCTTTATCATCTTCTCAGTTGTGTATCTTATGACTGTGACTGGAAATCTCCTGATTGTGGCCGTAGTGACCTCCGACCCACGCCTGCACACAACCATGTACTTTCTCTTAGGCAATCTTTCTTTCCTGGACTTTTGCTACTCGTCCATCACGGCACCAAGGATGCTGGCTGACTTGCTTTTGTGGAAGCCTGTCATTTCCTTTGGTGGCTGCCTGACTCAGCTCTTCTTCTTCCACTTCATTGGAGGCATCAAGATCTTCCTGCTGACGGTCATGGCGTATGACCGCTATGTTGCCATTTCCCAGCCCCTGCGCTATATGCTTATCATGAATCGGACAGTGTGTGGGCTCCTCGTGGCGGCCTCCTGGGTGGGGGGCTTCATCCACTCCATTGCACAGGTTGGACTGACTGTCCAGCTGCCATTCTGTGGGCCTGACAAGCTGGACAACTTTTACTGTGATGTGCCTCAGCTGATCAAGTTGGCCTGCACAGACACCTTTGTCTTAGAGCTTCTGATGGTGTCTAACAATGGTCTGGTGACCCTGATGTGTTTTCTGGTGCTCCTGGGATCCTACACAGCGCTGCTAGTCATGCTCCGAAGCCGCTCGCGGGAGGGCCGTGGCAAAGCCCTGTCCACCTGCGCCTCCCATATTGCTGTGGTCACCTTAATGTTCGTGCCTTGTGTCTATATCTATGCACGGCCATTTCGGACATTCCCCATGGACAAGGTGGTCTCTGTGCTGTACACAATGTTCACTCCCATGCTGAATCCTGCCATCTATACCctgagaaacaaagaaatgatCATGGCCACGAAGAAGCTGTGGAGGAGGCAAAAGGACCTTCTGGGCCCCCTGGAGCACTGA